Proteins encoded by one window of Streptomyces sp. LX-29:
- a CDS encoding glycosyltransferase family 4 protein — translation MRIGIVCPYSWDVPGGVQFHIRDLADHLIRLGHEVSVLAPADDDTPLPPYVVSAGRAVPVPYNGSVARLNFGFLSAARVRRWLHEGDFDVIHIHEPTSPSLGLLTCWAAQGPIVATFHTSNPRSRAMIAAYPILQPALEKISARIAVSEYARRTLVEHLGGDAVVIPNGVDVDFFARAEPQPEWQGDTLGFIGRIDEPRKGLPVLMRALPKILAERPRTRLLVAGRGDEVEAVAGLPAEMRERVEFLGMVSDEDKARLLRSVDVYVAPNTGGESFGIILVEALSAGATVLASDLDAFAQVLDGGAAGELFANEDAEALADAVLKLLADPARRAELSDRGSRHVRRFDWSTVGADILAVYETVTDGMASVAADDRTGTPARVAVRERLRRRS, via the coding sequence GTGAGGATCGGGATCGTCTGCCCGTACTCCTGGGACGTGCCCGGGGGCGTGCAGTTCCACATCCGAGACCTGGCCGATCACCTGATCCGGCTCGGGCACGAGGTGTCCGTACTCGCGCCGGCGGACGACGACACCCCGCTGCCGCCGTACGTGGTCTCCGCCGGACGCGCCGTACCCGTGCCCTACAACGGTTCGGTCGCCCGGCTGAACTTCGGGTTCCTGTCGGCCGCGCGGGTACGCCGCTGGCTGCACGAGGGCGACTTCGACGTCATCCACATCCACGAGCCCACCTCGCCCTCGCTCGGCCTGCTCACCTGCTGGGCCGCCCAGGGGCCGATCGTGGCGACCTTCCACACCTCCAACCCGCGCTCCCGCGCGATGATCGCCGCCTACCCGATCCTCCAGCCGGCCCTGGAGAAGATCAGCGCGCGGATCGCGGTGAGCGAGTACGCGCGGCGCACCCTGGTGGAGCACCTGGGCGGCGACGCGGTGGTGATCCCCAACGGCGTCGACGTCGACTTCTTCGCCCGCGCGGAGCCCCAGCCGGAGTGGCAGGGGGACACCCTCGGCTTCATCGGCCGCATCGACGAGCCGCGCAAGGGCCTGCCGGTCCTGATGCGCGCGCTGCCGAAGATCTTGGCCGAGCGGCCACGGACCCGGCTGCTCGTGGCCGGGCGCGGCGACGAGGTGGAGGCCGTCGCGGGCCTGCCCGCGGAGATGCGGGAGCGCGTCGAGTTCCTGGGCATGGTCAGCGACGAGGACAAGGCACGGCTGCTGCGCAGCGTGGACGTCTATGTGGCGCCGAACACCGGGGGAGAGTCGTTCGGCATCATCCTGGTCGAGGCGCTGTCCGCCGGCGCCACCGTCCTCGCCAGCGACCTGGACGCCTTCGCCCAGGTGTTGGACGGCGGAGCCGCCGGCGAGCTCTTCGCCAACGAGGACGCCGAGGCGCTGGCCGACGCCGTCCTCAAGCTGCTCGCCGACCCGGCGCGCCGCGCGGAGCTCAGCGACCGCGGCAGCCGCCATGTGCGGCGCTTCGACTGGTCCACGGTGGGCGCCGACATCCTGGCCGTCTACGAGACCGTCACCGACGGCATGGCGTCCGTCGCCGCCGACGACCGCACCGGCACCCCCGCGCGGGTGGCCGTTCGCGAACGCCTGCGCCGCCGCTCCTGA
- a CDS encoding phosphatidylinositol mannoside acyltransferase gives MKDRLTDALYGLGWSTVKKLPEPVAVRLGQRIADVAWKRRGAGVLRLEANLARVVPEASAGRLAQLSRAGMRSYMRYWMESFRLPAWSAERIEAGFTCHDAHHLKDGLASGRGVVLALPHLANWDLAGAWVTTTLGVPFTTVAERLKPESLYDRFVAYRESLGMEVLPHEGAAAFGTLARRLRAGGLVCLVADRDLSASGVEVQFFGEAAKMPAGPAMLAAQTGALLLPVTLWYDDSPAMQGRVHPPIEVPETGSRAERVARMTQELADAFASGIADHPQDWHMLQRLWLADLEPGRATRAQGRGGPETL, from the coding sequence GTGAAGGACCGGCTGACCGACGCGCTGTACGGCCTGGGCTGGAGCACGGTCAAGAAGCTCCCGGAGCCGGTGGCCGTGCGCCTCGGGCAGCGCATCGCCGATGTGGCGTGGAAGCGGCGGGGCGCGGGTGTGCTCCGCCTCGAAGCGAACCTCGCGCGGGTCGTCCCCGAGGCTTCCGCCGGCCGGCTCGCACAGCTGTCCCGCGCGGGCATGCGGTCCTACATGCGCTACTGGATGGAGTCCTTCCGGCTCCCGGCATGGAGCGCGGAGCGCATCGAGGCCGGCTTCACCTGCCACGACGCGCACCATCTGAAGGACGGTCTGGCCAGCGGTCGGGGCGTGGTGCTCGCCCTGCCGCACCTGGCCAACTGGGACCTGGCCGGCGCCTGGGTCACCACCACGCTCGGCGTGCCCTTCACCACCGTCGCCGAGCGGCTCAAGCCGGAGAGCCTCTACGACCGGTTCGTCGCCTACCGCGAGAGCCTGGGCATGGAGGTGCTGCCACACGAGGGCGCCGCCGCCTTCGGGACTCTGGCGCGGCGGCTGCGCGCCGGCGGCCTGGTGTGCCTGGTCGCCGACCGGGACCTGTCGGCCTCCGGTGTCGAGGTGCAGTTCTTCGGCGAGGCGGCGAAGATGCCCGCCGGCCCCGCCATGCTGGCCGCCCAGACCGGGGCGCTGCTGCTCCCGGTCACCCTCTGGTACGACGACTCGCCGGCCATGCAGGGGCGGGTGCACCCGCCGATCGAGGTGCCCGAGACCGGCAGCCGGGCCGAGCGCGTGGCCCGGATGACCCAGGAGCTCGCCGATGCCTTCGCCTCGGGCATCGCCGACCACCCGCAGGACTGGCACATGCTCCAGCGGCTGTGGCTCGCGGATCTGGAGCCCGGCCGCGCGACGCGCGCCCAGGGCCGTGGCGGACCGGAGACGCTGTGA
- the pgsA gene encoding phosphatidylinositol phosphate synthase, with translation MLNKYARAFFTRVLTPFAALLIRLGVSPDAVTLVGTGGVITGALVFYPQGEFFWGTVTITLFVFSDLVDGNMARQLGRSSRWGAFLDSTLDRVADGAIFGGLALWYAGNGDDNALCAVAIFCLASGQVVSYTKARGESIGLPVNVNGLVERAERLVISLVACGFSGLHKFGVPHVDILLPIALWIVAVGSFVTLVQRVVTVRREAAEADAEVEPVAHGGDAR, from the coding sequence ATGCTGAACAAGTACGCGCGTGCATTCTTCACGCGTGTTCTCACACCGTTCGCCGCGCTGCTCATCCGCCTCGGGGTGAGCCCCGACGCGGTGACCCTCGTCGGGACCGGCGGTGTGATCACTGGAGCGCTGGTCTTCTACCCCCAGGGAGAGTTCTTCTGGGGCACGGTCACCATCACCCTCTTCGTCTTCTCCGACCTGGTCGACGGCAACATGGCCCGCCAGCTGGGCCGATCCAGCCGCTGGGGCGCCTTCCTGGACTCCACGCTCGACCGGGTCGCCGACGGCGCGATCTTCGGCGGACTCGCGCTCTGGTACGCCGGCAACGGCGACGACAACGCGCTGTGTGCGGTGGCGATCTTCTGCCTGGCCAGCGGACAGGTCGTGTCCTACACCAAGGCGCGGGGCGAGAGCATCGGGCTGCCGGTGAACGTGAACGGGCTCGTGGAGCGCGCCGAGCGACTGGTGATCTCGCTGGTGGCCTGCGGCTTCTCCGGGCTGCACAAGTTCGGCGTGCCGCACGTCGACATCCTGCTGCCGATCGCGCTGTGGATCGTGGCCGTGGGCAGCTTCGTCACCCTCGTGCAGCGGGTCGTCACCGTTCGGAGGGAGGCGGCCGAGGCGGACGCCGAGGTTGAGCCGGTGGCCCACGGAGGCGACGCACGGTGA
- a CDS encoding elongation factor G-like protein EF-G2 gives MGEKTGTHPGAAGRAVTADRPSSVRNVVLVGHSGSGKTTLVEALALATGAVNRAGRVEDGGCLSDYDEIEHRQQRSVQLSLVPVEWGGIKINLLDTPGYADFVGELRAGLRAADAALFVVSAADGVDGATRLVWDECAAVGMPRALVITHLEAARADFEEMTETCRAAFGGDDPDAVLPLYLPLRGAPGPDGHAPVTGLIGLLSQRVFDYAGGERTDSEPTADQLPLIEEARNRLIEGIIAESEDETLMDRYLGGAEIDVKTLIEDLEKAVARGTFHPVLAAAPATDGARHGLGTVELLELITGGFPTPLERENPAVTTPQGAPRPPLACDPEGPLAAEVVKTSSDPYVGRLSLVRVFSGTLRPDETVHVSGHGLEDRGHEDHDVDERVGALSAPFGKQQRTLPQAIAGDLACVAKLSRAETGDTLSSKDDPLLMEPWLMPDPLLPVAIQAHSKPDEDKLSQGLARLVAEDPTMRLEQNQDTHQVVLWCLGEAHKDVALERLRSRYGVQVDTVPHKVSLRETFAEKAGGRGRHVKQSGGHGQYAICEIEVEPLPGGSGIEFVDKVVGGAVPRQFIPSVEKGVRAQAARGVAAGYPLVDVRVTLLDGKAHSVDSSDAAFQTAGALALREAAAESRIDLLEPVVEVRVLVADEHVGAVMSDLSGRRGRVMGTEQSPGGLTLIKAEIPEIEIGRYAIDLRSLSHGTGRFSRSYARHEPMPRQLADRLREQAAQNGG, from the coding sequence ATGGGCGAGAAGACAGGAACGCACCCAGGGGCCGCCGGCAGGGCAGTGACGGCCGACCGGCCCAGCTCTGTACGGAACGTGGTGCTGGTCGGCCACAGTGGCTCGGGAAAGACCACGCTCGTGGAGGCCCTGGCGCTGGCCACGGGCGCGGTGAACCGGGCGGGTCGGGTGGAGGACGGCGGTTGTCTGTCCGACTACGACGAGATCGAACACCGACAGCAACGGTCGGTACAGCTGTCCCTGGTCCCCGTGGAATGGGGCGGAATCAAGATCAATCTATTGGACACCCCCGGGTACGCCGACTTCGTCGGGGAGCTGAGGGCCGGTCTGCGGGCAGCGGACGCGGCCCTCTTCGTCGTTTCGGCGGCGGACGGGGTGGACGGTGCCACCCGCCTGGTGTGGGACGAGTGCGCGGCGGTGGGCATGCCGCGCGCCCTGGTGATCACGCACCTGGAAGCGGCCCGCGCGGACTTCGAGGAGATGACCGAGACCTGCCGCGCGGCGTTCGGCGGGGACGATCCGGACGCCGTCCTGCCGCTCTACCTGCCGCTGCGCGGCGCGCCGGGTCCGGACGGCCACGCGCCGGTGACCGGCCTGATCGGGCTGCTTTCCCAGCGCGTCTTCGACTACGCCGGCGGCGAGCGCACGGACTCCGAGCCCACCGCCGACCAGCTGCCGCTGATCGAGGAGGCCCGTAACCGGCTCATCGAGGGGATCATCGCCGAGAGCGAGGACGAGACCCTGATGGACCGCTATCTGGGCGGCGCCGAGATCGATGTGAAGACGCTGATCGAGGACCTGGAGAAGGCCGTCGCCCGCGGCACCTTCCACCCCGTGCTGGCCGCGGCCCCCGCCACCGACGGCGCCCGGCACGGCCTGGGCACCGTCGAGCTCCTGGAGCTGATCACCGGCGGCTTCCCCACGCCGCTGGAGCGCGAGAACCCCGCCGTCACCACCCCGCAGGGCGCCCCACGCCCCCCGCTGGCCTGCGACCCGGAGGGCCCGCTGGCCGCCGAGGTGGTCAAGACCTCCTCCGATCCGTACGTGGGCCGGCTCTCGCTGGTCCGGGTCTTCTCGGGGACGCTGCGCCCCGACGAGACCGTGCATGTCTCCGGGCACGGTCTGGAGGACCGCGGCCACGAGGACCACGACGTCGACGAGCGGGTCGGCGCCCTGTCCGCCCCCTTCGGCAAACAGCAGCGCACCCTGCCCCAGGCGATCGCCGGCGACCTGGCCTGCGTGGCCAAGCTCAGCCGCGCCGAGACCGGTGACACCCTGTCCTCCAAGGACGACCCGCTGCTCATGGAGCCCTGGCTGATGCCCGACCCGCTGCTGCCCGTCGCCATCCAGGCGCACAGCAAGCCGGACGAGGACAAGCTGTCCCAGGGGCTGGCCCGGTTGGTGGCCGAGGACCCGACCATGCGCCTGGAGCAGAACCAGGACACCCACCAGGTGGTCCTGTGGTGCCTGGGCGAGGCCCACAAGGACGTGGCCCTGGAACGGCTGCGCTCGCGGTACGGCGTGCAGGTCGACACCGTGCCGCACAAGGTGTCGCTGCGCGAGACCTTCGCCGAGAAGGCCGGCGGGCGCGGCCGGCACGTCAAGCAGTCCGGCGGGCACGGCCAGTACGCCATCTGCGAGATCGAGGTGGAACCGCTGCCGGGCGGTTCCGGGATCGAGTTCGTGGACAAGGTCGTCGGCGGGGCGGTGCCGCGCCAGTTCATCCCGTCCGTGGAGAAGGGCGTGCGCGCCCAGGCCGCGCGCGGCGTGGCGGCCGGATATCCGCTGGTGGACGTGCGGGTCACGCTGCTCGACGGCAAGGCGCACTCGGTGGACTCCTCCGACGCCGCCTTCCAGACCGCGGGAGCCCTGGCGCTGCGCGAGGCGGCCGCCGAGAGCCGGATCGACCTGCTGGAGCCCGTGGTCGAAGTGCGGGTGCTCGTCGCCGACGAGCACGTGGGCGCGGTGATGAGCGATCTGTCGGGGCGGCGTGGCCGGGTGATGGGCACCGAGCAGTCCCCCGGCGGACTCACGCTGATCAAGGCCGAGATCCCGGAGATCGAGATCGGGCGGTACGCCATCGACCTGCGCTCCCTGTCACACGGCACCGGCCGGTTCTCCCGGTCCTACGCCCGGCACGAGCCGATGCCGCGGCAACTGGCCGACCGGCTGCGCGAGCAGGCCGCGCAGAACGGCGGCTGA
- a CDS encoding HIT domain-containing protein encodes MLLIMTREPEQQIGVGTQDAFQRLWTPHRMAYIQGENKPTGPGAGDGCPFCTIPEKSDEDGLVIARGSHVYAVLNLYPYNGGHLMVVPFRHVADYTELDGRETMELAEFTKAAMVALRTASGAHGFNIGMNQGTVAGAGIAAHLHQHVVPRWGGDTNFMPVVGHTKVLPQLLADTRRMLAEAWPGV; translated from the coding sequence ATGCTGCTCATCATGACGCGTGAGCCGGAACAGCAGATCGGAGTCGGCACCCAGGACGCCTTCCAGCGCCTGTGGACGCCCCATCGGATGGCGTACATCCAGGGCGAGAACAAGCCCACCGGCCCGGGGGCGGGGGACGGCTGCCCGTTCTGCACCATCCCGGAGAAGTCCGACGAGGACGGCCTGGTCATCGCCCGCGGCTCGCACGTCTACGCCGTGCTCAACCTCTACCCGTACAACGGCGGCCACCTCATGGTGGTCCCGTTCCGGCACGTCGCCGACTACACCGAGCTGGACGGTCGGGAGACGATGGAGCTGGCCGAGTTCACCAAGGCGGCCATGGTCGCGCTGCGCACCGCCTCCGGCGCCCACGGCTTCAACATCGGCATGAACCAGGGAACGGTGGCCGGCGCCGGCATCGCCGCCCACCTGCACCAGCACGTGGTGCCGCGCTGGGGCGGGGACACCAACTTCATGCCGGTGGTCGGGCACACCAAGGTGCTGCCGCAGCTGCTGGCGGACACCCGCCGGATGCTCGCCGAGGCCTGGCCCGGCGTCTGA
- a CDS encoding potassium channel family protein — MDDHPRRPRDERRARSDARALSAERTRGWEQRTALALYVASQLFLASYAMRVLAPGLPPFWHTVCVVVTDTCWAVFIVDYVVRWRLSGMGPRFVPTHPLDTVVLVMPLLRPLRLVHTYSVMKERRAEPRLSLYARVMTYAGLSALLLGFSASLAVYEAERGAPGTTIRTFGDAVWWACATLTTTGYGDAVPVTPRGRVVAAGLMMCGLALLGAVTGSFSSWLIQTFTREDEKRPPGR, encoded by the coding sequence ATGGACGACCACCCTCGCCGGCCCCGGGACGAGCGGCGGGCCCGGAGCGACGCCCGGGCCCTGAGCGCGGAGCGGACCCGCGGCTGGGAACAGCGCACCGCGCTTGCGCTCTATGTCGCGTCGCAGCTCTTCCTCGCCTCCTACGCGATGCGGGTGCTGGCCCCCGGGCTGCCCCCGTTCTGGCACACGGTGTGCGTGGTGGTGACCGACACCTGCTGGGCGGTGTTCATCGTGGATTACGTGGTCCGATGGCGGCTCAGCGGTATGGGGCCGCGGTTCGTGCCCACCCATCCGCTGGACACCGTGGTGCTGGTGATGCCGCTGCTGCGGCCGTTGCGTCTGGTGCACACCTACTCGGTCATGAAGGAGCGCCGGGCCGAGCCGCGGCTGAGCCTGTACGCGCGGGTGATGACCTACGCCGGCCTCTCCGCGCTGCTGCTCGGCTTCTCCGCCTCGCTCGCCGTCTACGAGGCGGAGCGCGGGGCGCCGGGCACCACGATCCGCACCTTCGGCGACGCGGTGTGGTGGGCCTGCGCGACGCTGACCACGACGGGTTACGGGGACGCGGTCCCGGTGACCCCGCGCGGACGGGTGGTCGCGGCGGGGCTGATGATGTGCGGGCTGGCGCTGCTGGGGGCCGTGACCGGCTCGTTCTCGTCCTGGCTGATCCAGACCTTCACGCGGGAGGACGAGAAGAGGCCCCCGGGGCGCTAG
- the thrS gene encoding threonine--tRNA ligase has product MSDVRVIIQRDSEREERVVTTGTTAADLFAADRAIVAARVGGELKDLAYELADGDEVEPVEIGSKDGLDILRHSAAHVMAQAVQELFPEAKLGIGPPIKDGFYYDFDVKDPFQPDDLKRIEKKMQEIQKRGQRFSRRAVTDEAAREELAGEPYKLELIGLKGSAAEAAEGASAEVGAGELTIYDNLDAKTGELCWKDLCRGPHLPSTRMIPAFKLMRSAAAYWRGSEKNPMLQRIYGTAWPSKDELKAHLDFLAEAEKRDHRRLGSELDLFSIPEEIGSGLAVFHPKGGIIRRAMEDYSRRRHEESGYEFVYTPHATKGALFEKSGHLDWYADGMYPPMQLDEGTDYYLKPMNCPMHNLIFDARGRSYRELPLRLFEFGTVYRYEKSGVVHGLTRARGFTQDDAHIYCTREQMADELDSLLTFVLNLLRDYGLTDFYLELSTKDPNKFIGSDEAWEEATDVLRTAAEEQGLKLIMDPAGAAFYGPKISVQARDAIGRTWQMSTIQVDFNLPERFDLEYTAADGSRQRPVMIHRALFGSIERFFAVLLEHYAGAFPAWLAPVQAVCIPIGDAHVPYLQEFAAKAKAKGLRVDVDASSDRMQKKIRNAQKAKVPFMIIAGDEDVSNNAVSFRYRDGSQKNGVPIDEAIAEIVKAVEDRVQV; this is encoded by the coding sequence GTGTCGGACGTCCGTGTGATCATCCAACGCGATTCCGAGCGGGAAGAGCGCGTGGTGACCACGGGCACCACGGCGGCGGACCTCTTCGCCGCCGACCGCGCCATCGTCGCGGCCCGCGTGGGCGGCGAGCTCAAGGACCTGGCGTACGAGCTGGCCGACGGCGACGAGGTGGAGCCGGTCGAGATCGGCAGCAAGGACGGCCTGGACATCCTGCGCCACTCGGCCGCGCACGTGATGGCGCAGGCTGTGCAGGAGCTGTTCCCGGAGGCCAAGCTCGGCATCGGCCCGCCGATCAAGGACGGCTTCTACTACGACTTCGACGTCAAGGACCCGTTCCAGCCGGACGATCTCAAGCGCATCGAGAAGAAGATGCAGGAGATCCAGAAGCGCGGCCAGCGGTTCTCGCGCCGCGCGGTGACCGACGAGGCCGCCCGCGAGGAGCTGGCCGGCGAGCCGTACAAGCTGGAGCTGATCGGGCTCAAGGGCTCGGCCGCCGAGGCCGCCGAGGGCGCCTCCGCCGAGGTGGGCGCCGGCGAGCTGACCATCTACGACAACCTGGACGCCAAGACGGGCGAGCTGTGCTGGAAGGACCTGTGCCGCGGTCCGCACCTGCCGTCCACCCGGATGATCCCGGCCTTCAAGCTGATGCGCAGCGCCGCGGCGTACTGGCGCGGCAGCGAGAAGAACCCGATGCTGCAGCGCATCTACGGCACCGCCTGGCCGTCCAAGGACGAGCTGAAGGCGCACCTGGACTTCCTCGCCGAGGCCGAGAAGCGCGACCACCGGCGGCTCGGCAGCGAGCTCGACCTGTTCTCCATCCCGGAGGAGATCGGCTCCGGCCTCGCCGTCTTCCACCCCAAGGGCGGCATCATCCGCCGGGCCATGGAGGACTACTCGCGCAGGCGGCACGAGGAGTCGGGCTACGAGTTCGTCTACACCCCGCACGCGACCAAGGGCGCGCTGTTCGAGAAGTCCGGCCACCTGGACTGGTACGCCGACGGCATGTACCCGCCCATGCAGCTGGACGAGGGCACGGACTACTACCTCAAGCCCATGAACTGCCCGATGCACAACCTGATCTTCGACGCGCGCGGGCGCTCCTACCGTGAGCTGCCGCTGCGCCTGTTCGAGTTCGGGACCGTGTACCGGTACGAGAAGTCCGGCGTGGTGCACGGCCTCACCCGCGCCCGGGGCTTCACCCAGGACGACGCGCACATCTACTGCACCCGCGAGCAGATGGCGGACGAGCTCGACTCGCTGCTGACCTTCGTGCTGAACCTGTTGCGCGACTACGGTCTGACCGACTTCTACCTGGAGCTGTCGACCAAGGACCCGAACAAGTTCATCGGGTCGGACGAGGCGTGGGAGGAGGCCACCGACGTCCTGCGGACGGCGGCCGAGGAGCAGGGCCTGAAGCTGATCATGGACCCGGCGGGCGCGGCCTTCTACGGGCCGAAGATCTCCGTCCAGGCGCGCGACGCCATCGGCCGGACCTGGCAGATGTCCACCATCCAGGTCGACTTCAACCTTCCGGAGCGCTTCGACCTCGAGTACACCGCGGCCGACGGCTCCCGGCAGCGCCCGGTCATGATCCACCGCGCGCTGTTCGGCTCCATCGAGCGGTTCTTCGCGGTGCTGCTGGAGCACTACGCGGGCGCCTTCCCGGCCTGGCTGGCCCCGGTGCAGGCGGTCTGCATCCCGATCGGCGACGCCCACGTCCCCTACCTCCAGGAGTTCGCCGCGAAGGCGAAGGCCAAGGGGCTGCGGGTGGACGTCGACGCCTCCTCGGACCGGATGCAGAAGAAGATCCGGAACGCGCAGAAGGCCAAGGTGCCGTTCATGATCATCGCCGGTGACGAGGACGTGTCGAACAACGCCGTGTCCTTCCGCTACCGCGACGGCTCGCAGAAGAACGGCGTGCCGATCGACGAGGCTATCGCCGAGATCGTCAAGGCCGTCGAGGACCGCGTCCAGGTCTGA